Within the Halomonas sp. HL-93 genome, the region GACGTGCAGCAGGCAGATAAAGCGTGGTGGTGTGGCGTCGCCATTTCGGGTGCGCTAATGGTCATGTTGGGCGCTTACGCCGCCCACGGCCTGGAGGCGCGTGCCGGTGCCGAAATGGTCAGCGCGGTAGAAACCGGCGTACGCTACCAAGCGTGGCATACGCTGGCCATGCTGGCGGTGTTGGTATGGCGTGGAAGTACCCCAATAGCTGGCCAGCGTTGGGTACTGGCGTTTTGGGCGCTGGGCATCGCGGCCTTTTCAGGCTCGCTGTACCTGATGGCGTTGGCGGGGCTGAACCTGGGTATCGTTACCCCCATAGGTGGGCTTTTGCTAATGATCGGCTGGCTGGCATTGGGGGTGGTGGCGATGCTCGCTCACCTACCCACTAACCATTAAACCTTTAGCACACTCACCCCATAATCCAAAGGGTTGACGATGCCCTCAAGCTTGCCAATCTGCGATATGTCGTCTTGGGTGATAACGCTATGGATGTTGGTGTCAGGAAAGCGTAAGTTTTTGACGACGTTAA harbors:
- a CDS encoding DUF423 domain-containing protein — encoded protein: MQQADKAWWCGVAISGALMVMLGAYAAHGLEARAGAEMVSAVETGVRYQAWHTLAMLAVLVWRGSTPIAGQRWVLAFWALGIAAFSGSLYLMALAGLNLGIVTPIGGLLLMIGWLALGVVAMLAHLPTNH